In Sphingobacterium sp. PCS056, the following proteins share a genomic window:
- a CDS encoding 5-formyltetrahydrofolate cyclo-ligase, with product MTKTELRAYYKHLRTQLPPDKELELNLCLLQQLKSLEWNKVKFCHVFLPILKFHEPNTFLLIDYLKETHPHIQIVISKSDMRSNSMTHYRYNDAVLLPNKWGIPEPVDGVHIDEKNIDLVLVPLLISDQFGHRVGYGKGYYDRFLALCKPDVQKVGLSFFEPIAGIEDVDIHDIPLDICVTPTAVYRY from the coding sequence ATGACTAAGACTGAACTGAGAGCATATTATAAGCATTTGAGAACACAGCTGCCTCCAGACAAGGAGTTAGAGCTAAATCTATGTTTACTCCAGCAATTAAAAAGTCTGGAATGGAATAAAGTGAAATTTTGTCATGTCTTTTTACCCATATTGAAATTTCACGAACCCAATACCTTCTTATTGATCGATTATCTGAAAGAAACTCATCCCCACATACAGATTGTCATATCCAAATCGGACATGCGATCAAATAGCATGACCCATTATCGCTATAACGACGCCGTATTATTACCTAATAAGTGGGGGATACCAGAGCCTGTTGACGGTGTTCATATAGATGAAAAAAACATTGATCTTGTGTTAGTTCCATTATTGATTTCAGATCAATTTGGTCATCGGGTAGGCTATGGAAAGGGATATTATGACCGATTTTTGGCTCTATGTAAGCCAGATGTCCAAAAGGTTGGTCTATCTTTTTTTGAACCGATAGCAGGGATCGAAGATGTGGATATACATGATATCCCACTGGATATTTGCGTGACACCAACAGCAGTATATCGTTATTAA
- the efp gene encoding elongation factor P, with product MAKASDVKSGNVLRFNGELVAVEEYIHRTPGNLRAFYQARMRNVKTGKLVEYRFRVDESVEIARVETNDYQYLYEEDEFFVVMDNSTYEQFNIPKFLFGNSARFLKEGMNVIVAFESDEAIMAHAPKSVELEITYTEPAVKGDTSTNALKNATVETGVEVKVPLFINQGDKVKIDTQTGDYIERVK from the coding sequence ATGGCAAAAGCATCAGACGTTAAGTCAGGAAATGTTTTAAGATTCAACGGTGAATTAGTAGCTGTTGAGGAATATATACATCGTACACCAGGTAATTTACGTGCTTTCTATCAAGCAAGAATGCGTAATGTGAAAACTGGTAAATTAGTAGAATACCGTTTTAGAGTTGACGAAAGTGTTGAAATTGCTCGTGTTGAAACAAACGATTATCAATATTTGTATGAAGAGGATGAGTTTTTCGTAGTGATGGATAATTCTACCTATGAGCAGTTCAATATTCCTAAATTTCTATTCGGAAATTCGGCACGATTCTTGAAAGAAGGTATGAACGTGATTGTCGCATTTGAAAGTGATGAGGCGATTATGGCACATGCTCCAAAGAGTGTGGAATTAGAAATTACATATACGGAGCCTGCAGTAAAAGGAGATACTTCGACAAATGCATTGAAAAATGCAACAGTAGAAACTGGAGTTGAAGTGAAAGTACCTCTTTTTATCAATCAAGGAGATAAAGTAAAAATTGATACGCAAACCGGTGATTACATCGAGCGTGTTAAATAA